The sequence GCGCAGATTCGACCAGATCACCCGTCAGCTCCGGGAAAGTGACCCGGCCTTCTTCAACCGGCTGGACCATCGGGCCCGGGCCCGCAGGGGCCGCTATCTGATGTTGTTGACCATCGTGCTGTGGGCGTCGCTGCCGGCGATAGCCGTGTTCGCCGGTCGACTGACCGGCGCGATCTGCGCGGTGGTGCTGGTGGCCAACGCGGCGATCATGTGGCGGTTCCGCCGCCGGTGGACGTGACGGCTCACCGGTCGGCCGGGCCGAACGCCCGGTACGCGCGTCGCAACCGTTCGAGCAGTCCCGGCCCACCGATGGCCGGGGCCGGGGCGCCGAGCTGGCGCAGCAGCAGGTCGGTGCCGGTCACCAGTCGGGGCGGCCGATCCGGCAGCGGCACCGGCGCCGACCAGAAGCGATCCGCCGTCTCCGCCAGCGGCGTCGCCGACAGCCCGGCGAGCGCGCGGGCGGCGCCGACCGGCGCCGGGGACTCCACTGTCGACACGACACCATCCGGTTCGGACGGTGGGTCGGCTGGCAGGGCGGCACCGGTGGTCGCGGCCCGCCGGGCGCGGAGTGCGTCGAGCAACTCCGCGCGGGACCGGCCGCGCCAGTGCAGCAGCTCGAACGGGTCGGCGTCGAACGCCTCGGCCAACAGGTAGAACGTCGCCGCGAGGTGCTTGCACGGCACCGCGAAGTCGGGGCAGTTGCAGCGCTGGGTCAACTCGTCCACGGCGGTCGGGAAGAGCGGCGCGCCGACGGCGGCGAACAGCTCCTCCAACTCGTCGGGGAGGTCCCCGGCGAGCAGCCGGGCGCTGAAGAACGCCTGCCCGGCCAGCTCGTCCTCGATTCGGGACCAGAGCGCCGCCGGGAACGGCTCCAGCGCGATCGACACCTGGTACGGCTGCGGCCGGGAACCCTGCACCACCGCGCTGACCCGCCCGGGTCCGATGTCGAGGGTGAGCACCTGACCGGCCCTCGCGTACGACCGGCCCCGGGTCAGCCGGGTGCCGAGCGCGAACGACTCCAACACCTCCAGGAAACGCCGCGACCACCAGGACCGGCCGATCGCGCCCCGGGCGCTGCGCGCCCGCAGGCCCCCGTCGACCCGACGCGGACGTCCGTAGTCGGCGAACCGGTCCGTGCTCACGCCAGCGCTCCGCTGCGCTCCGCGCCGACGTGCGACAGAACGCTGCTGTGCCTGATGGTTCGCTCGCTCCGCTCGCTCACTCCACCACCGCGCCGGCTTCCAGGGCGAACAGGTCCCGCAGCTGGCCGGTGGACAGCTCGGTGATCCACTGTTCGCCGGTGCCGACCACCCGCTCGGCGAGGCTGCGCTTGTCGGCGATCAGCGCGGCCACCTTCTCCTCGACCGTGCCGGCGCAGACGAACTTGCGGACCTGCACACGTCGGCGCTGCCCGATCCGGAACGCCCGGTCGGTGGCCTGGTCCTCGACCGCCGGGTTCCACCACCGGTCCACGTGCACGACGTGGTTCGCGGCGGTCAGGGTCAACCCGGTGCCGCCGGCCTTGAGTGACAGGACGAACAGCGGCGGACCCTCCGCCGACTGGAAACGCTGCACCAGGGCGTCCCGCTCGGCCTTGCCGAGACCACCGTGCAGGAACAGCACCTCCCGGCCGAACCGCGCCGACAGGTGACCGCGCAACATCGCACCGAACTCGGCGTACTGGGTGAAGAGCAGCGCCCGCTCCCCCGCCGCCAACACCTCCTCCAGGATCTCGGTGAGCCGGGCCAGCTTTCCGGAGCGGCCCTCCAGCGGCGAGCCGTCGCGCAGCAGCTGGGCGGGGTGGTTGCAGACCTGCTTGAGCCGGGTCATGGTGGCCAGCACCAGGCCGCGACGCTCGATGCCGTCGCTGGTCTCGATCCGGGCGAGCATGTCGTCGACCACCACCCGGTACAGCGCGGCCTGCTCGGCGGTGAGGTTGCAGAGCACCTCCATCTCCAGCTTCTCCGGCAGGTCCGAGATGATCGACGAGTCGGTCTTGAGCCGGCGCAACACGAACGGGCCGGTGATCCGGCGTAGCCGCTCCGCGGCCTCGGCGTCGCCGTGCCGCTCGATCGGCTCGGCGAACCGCTTGCGGAACGTCGCGGCCGGCCCGAGCAGGCCCGGGTTGGCGAACTGCATGATCGACCAGAGGTCGGCGAGGCGGTTCTCCACCGGCGTACCGGTCACCGCCACCCGTTGCCGGGCGGGCAGCGCGCGAACCGCCTCGGCCTGCCGGGTCGACGCGTTCTTGATCGCCTGCGCCTCGTCCACCACCACCCGGTGCCAGTCGATGCCGGCCAGGTCGGCGGCGTCGCGGGCAGCCACCGAGTAGGTGGTGAGGACCAGGTCCGCGCCGTGCGCGGCCGCTGTGAACTCCGCCCCCCGCGCCCGCTCGGCACCATGGTGTACGTGCACCCGCAGCCCCGGGGTGAACCGCGCCGCCTCCCGCTGCCAGTTGCCGACCAGCGACATCGGACAGACCAGCAGGGTCGGCCCGGCCTCCGGCGGGTCCCCGGCGAGCAGCGCGAGCAGTTGCACAGTCTTGCCCAGCCCCATGTCGTCGGCGAGCACACCACCCAGGCCGAGCGAGCGCAGGAAGGCCAGCCAGGCCAGCCCGCGCTGCTGGTACGGCCGCAGCGTTCCCTGAAAGCCCGGCGGCGGGTCCAGCGGGGTGAGCCGCCGCTCGACCGCGCCGGCGAGCAGGTCGCCCAGCGCCCCGTCGGCTGTCACCTCCAGCACCGGCAGCGCGCCGGTGGCGTCGCCGTCGGCCAGCCCGAGCCGGAGCAGGTCGGCGACTGTCAACTCGCCCGAGGAGCGGAGCAGGCGGAGGCCGGCGGCGAGCCGCCCCGGGTCCAGTTCCACCCACCGGCCGCGCAGCCGTACCAGCGGGGTCTTCATCTCGGCCAGCGTTGCCAACTCCTCGGCGGAGAGCGGCTGGTCCCCGAGCGCGATCTCCCAGCGGTAGTCGACCAGGGCGTCCAGACCGACCCCGGCATCGGCGCCACCCACAGTGCCCGGCGCGGTACGGCTGCGCGCCTTCAGTCGAGCACCCAGGCGCGCCGACGGACGCTGCCACCACGACGGCAGCAGCACCCCGAAACCGGCAGCGTGCAGCACCGGGGCGCCCGCGCTGAGGAACCGGTGCGCCCCCTCGACGTCCAGTTCCATCGCCTCCGGGGCGGCGGTCCGCAGCGCGGCGTCCAGGTCCGGCCAGAGCCGGCTGGCCCGGCCCAGCTCGGCGAGGAGCGTCTCCTGCGGGCTGGCGGTCCGGCCGGCCAGGCCGCCGAGCGTGTGCGGCGCCCGCCAGATCTCCGCGGCGTCGACGTGCAGGCCGGGCTCGTCCGCGGCCTGCAACCCGAACTCCAGCCGCCAGCGCCCGCCGCCGGCCGACCCGACCGGCACCGGCACGTTCTCGGCGGGCACCGGCACCGGCGCGCTGTCGGCGGGCACCGCCCGGGTGGCCAGGATCGGTTCGGTGACCTCGTCGGGGGCCGGTTCCACCAGGCGGAAACTGGCCCGCACCGGGCCACCGGCGGCGTCGCGCTGCCACGCGTCCAGTTCGGCGGCGAGGGCGGCCAACCCGGCCGGGTCGATGGTGAAGTCCCGCTGCGGGCCGGCGAGCGCGGCCAACCAGGCCGGTGCCGGGCCGCCCGGGCGCAGCCCTCGGGCCAGCGTGGTGGTCGCCAGCGCAGCCCGCGCGGCGGCGTCGGTCAGCGCGTCGAGCGCATCCGCGACCAGCGCGGCGGCGGTCAGCTCGGTAGCGGGCGGCAGGACTGCGGCTCGGGCGGCGGGTGGCAGGGCCAGCGCCAGCGCCCGCGCCCAGGCGGCGTCGGTGCCGGTCAGCAGCGGACGCCACACCGCCTGCGCGGGCACCTGCTCGGCAGCACCCGACGCCGCCGTGACGCCGGCGCCGGCCGTCTGGCGGCCTGCCGTCTGGTCGCCCGACATCGCGGCCCCGCCGGGCGGCTGGTCGCCCGTCGTCGTGCGCACGCCGGGGAGGACGCGGCCACGGGTCACCAGGTCGGCGGCGAAGTCGGCCAGCTCGGCGAGGTGCCGCAGGGTGGCACCGGGCACCGCCGGGATGTCGTCCAGGGCTTGTAGCAGCGACAGGGCGTCGTCCGGGGCGTACACCAGGATGGGGACCCGCCACCCGGCCACTGTGAGCCGGCCGCGGGCCGCGGGTGCGACGGTGGCCCGGATCAGCTCGGGTGAGTCGGTCGGCGCGCCCGCCAGGGTGGGCAGGGTGAGCAGCGCGGTGTCCGGCCGGGTCGGCTCGGCGGTGTCGGCGAGGGCGGCGGCGAGGTCGGTGTGCCCGGCGGCGAAGGGGTGCTGGCGTTCCCGGGCCGGTCGGCCCGAACGCGCAGCGGGAATCGGTGCGGTGCTGTCCTCGGCCCAGACGGCGAGGCCGCCGGTCGAGCTCTCGCCGGGCAACCACAGCCCGTGGATGACCAGCACCTGCTCCCCCTAGTCGCCGCCCGCCCCCAGGATAGGCGGCCCCGCTGACCGGACCGACGCCCCCCACCTGCGCGATCTTGCAGTTCGTGTTGGCGTTCTGCGAACGATGCGCCTTTTGTCGCAACAGAAACCGCAAGATCGCGGGGCGCTGGAGGTGCGAGCGGTAACGGGCTAGCGTCGGCTTCGTGATCGATCTGCTGGTTCTTGGCGGGCTCGGGGTGGACGTGCGGGTGCGGGTGCCCGCGCTGCCGCTGCCGGCTGCCGATTCCCACACCGTCGAGCCGATCGAGCTGCGGATCGGCAACACCGGGGCCGGGGTGGCGCTGGCCGCCCGGGCGCTCGGCCTGCGCGTACTGGTTGTCGACACCCTCGGTGCGGACCCGGCCGGTGAGCTGGTCCGGGCGGCGTTGACCCGGGCCGAGGTGCCGGCGCTGCTGGCCGAGCACCGGGGCGGCACCCGCCGATCGGTGAACCTGGTGGACCCGGGCGGGCGGCGCACGTCGTTGTACGACCCGCGCCCATGGCAGGGCGTTCCACCGTTTCCCGCCACCGAGCTGGCCGCGCTGGTCCGCGACGCCCGGCACGTACACCTTTCGATCATGGATTGGGTGGTGCCGTTGCTGCCCGCCGTGCGGGCCGCCGCTCCGGCGGGCGTGGCCCTCTCCACCGACCTGCACGACTGGGACGGCGAGAACACCTACCATCGGCCGTTCGCCGAGGTCGCCGACCTGGTGCTGCTGAGCACGGTGCGGTTGGGCGACCGGGCCGCGTCGCTCGCCGGCACGCTGGCGCCCCGGACGGTGGTGGTGACCCGCGGCGCGGACGGCGCCGAACTGTACCCGGGCGACGGAACGGCGGTGCCCGTGCCGCCCGCCGCCCCGGAAAAGCCGGTGGTGGACAGCAACGGGGCCGGCGACGCCTTCGCGGCCGGCCTGATCGCCGCCCGGTTGCGCGGCGAGCCACTGCCGCGTGCCGCCCGGTATGCGGCGCGGGTTGCCGCTGCGGCCTGCACGCATGACGGGATGGAGTACCCGCCGGGCCTGTTGCCCACCGGTTGACCGCCGACGGCCTGCGCCCACCCCGGGTTCAGAGTGCGCCGCACTCGCCGTCGGTCAGCTCGCGCAGGATGTCGGCGTGGCCCGCGTGCCGGGCCGTCTCCTCGATCATGTGCACCAGGATCCAGCGCACCGACACCTCGCCGAGCTGCGGGTGCGGCACCACGTGGTCGAGGTCGACGCTCGCGGCGACCTCCCGGGAACGGGCGCAGGCCCGCTCGTACGCCTCGGTGAGCCCGACGATGGTCTCCTGCTCGTCGAGCGTGAAGCTGGCGACGGCGTCCTCCTCCGAGGTCAGGTAGACGTCGCCGGGCTCGGGGGCAAGCAGGGTCGGGAACCAGTTCCGCTCGACCAGGGTCAGGTGCTTGACCAGCCCGACGAGCGTGGTCGCCGAGGGCACCAGCCGGCGGCGGGCGTCGGCGTCGGAGAGACCGCGCAGTTTGCGCAGCAGCACGGCCCGGTGGAAGTCGAGGAACGAGGTCAGGACGGCGCGCTCGTCGCCGGTGCGGGCGAGCACCGGACCGAGCGTGGGATCGATCGTCTGCTCCATCCACCGACCCTAGTCACGGGCCGGGATCCCCCGCTGCCCCGCTATCCGCTGCGGGCAGGCGTCACGCCGGGCAGGATGGGCGCATGGCTTCATCCGTGCAGATCCTTCTCGTCGGCGGCACGGCGGACGGGGAGACCATCACCGTCGAACTGGACAGCAACGGCCGTCCGCCGCTGACCCACCACCACCTCGGCTCCGGTGGGCTGGCCGACGCGCAGATCTACGAGTTGGAGACCGCCCGCGAGGAGGCCCGCGAGTGGCGCTACCGGTGGACCGGCCCGGCGGTGTGACCCGCCCCGCTCAGACCCGGGTGAAGGACTGGCTGCGCAGGCTCTCCAACACGCCGCGGGTGACCTCCGAGGTGCCCCGCGCCTGATCGCACACCTCAGCCACCCGCCGTGCGGTGGCCTCGGCGCGTTGCTCCCGCTCGTCCCACAGTCGGTCGACCTCGGCCAGCAGCGGCCCCTCGACCTCGCGTTCCACGCCGCGTAGCGCCGGCACACCGAGCCGTTGGGCAAGGTCGAAGACCTTGCCGGCGTACGGCAGGGGCAGGAACGGCGTACCGACCATCGCCGCGAAGATCAGGAAGTGCAGGCGCATGCCGACGGCCAGGTCGAAGTGGCGCATCAACCCCAGCACCTGCTGCGGAGAGTAGGTGCCGTGCAGGATTCGACCCCGCTCGGCGGCGACCATGTGCGACAGCACCCCGTGGGCATGTCGAATGTCGTCGCGCTCCATCGGCACGAACAGCACGTACGCGTCGATCCGGTGCACCAGGAAGTCACCGATCTGGGCCAGCAGCCGGTGGTAACCGTCCACGTCGAGGCGTTCGGCGGCGCGGCCCGGCTCCCGCACGCTGATCCCGACCAACCGCTTGCCGACCGGCACACCCTCCTCGGCCAGCAGGTGGGCCGGGAACTCCTCGGGTTGCAGGAGGAACGCCGGGTCCGCGGTGACGGTGATGGGGTTCAGCAGGCCGGCCTCCTCCAGCACCATCCGGGACTCCTGGTCCCGGACGGTCACCTGGATCGCGCTGGAGAGCGTCTCCCGGACCATGCCGGTGTCCACCCCGTCGCTGAGCGGCCCGACCCCCACCGCGTACGTGATCAGGGGCAGGCCCCGCTCCTGGGCGACCCGGACCACCCGCAGGTAGCGGCGGGCCTCCCGGTCGTAGAGGATGCCACCGCCGCCCAGGATGAGCAGGTCGAGCTGGGCCAGGACCAGGGCCGAGTCGGTACGGCTCACGCCCTCCCAGGGCACCGCTTCGACATCCGGGTGGGCGGCTCGGGTGTGCTCCGGGTTCCGGGAGAAGACGATGATCCGGGCGTTCGGTTCCTGTGTACGCAGATCGGTGAGCAGGCCGGTGAGGATCGCCTCGTCGCCGAGGTTTCGCCCACCGTACGAGCCCAGCACACCGATGGTCAGTCCGGCGCCGTGCGTCATCCGTCGCTCCTCCCCAGGTGCGGTCCGCGCCGGTTTCCCGCTGGGCAGGTGAACAGTCCTGCCGAAGGGACCCGTCCCCCGGGGTCGGCGCCGACCGGTTCAGCTCGCCGGGGTGAGGCGCTTCGCCATCTGCTGCGAGGTGACCTCGAAGCCCAGACTGCGGTAGAGGCCGATCGCCACGGCGTTCGTACCGAAGACGTTCAGCCCCAGCTCGGGCACGCCGAGCTGGGTGAGTTCGGCCTCGATGAGCTGGATCATCCGCCGCGCGTACCCGTGTCCCCGGTGTTCCTCGTGCACCTCGATGTTGTGGATCCACGCCTGTTCCGGGGCAGCGGCCGTCGGCACTGTCACCCAGATCCAGCCGACCTCGGTGTCACCGATCCGGCCCACCCGCAGCAGCGCCCCGTCGGTGGCCGCGCCCGCCGGCAGCGACTCCCGAATCTTGCTGACCGACCGTTCCAGGGCCGCCTCCGGGGTCATCCCCCGGTGCGCCACCAGGTCCTCGGCGTACCCCTGCTCCAGTGACCCCAGCAGGCGGTCCAGCTCCTGGGCCGTCATCGGCGTCAACGTCAACTCCACCGCGTCTCCCCCTCGTCGTCGCCAGCGGGTAGTGCAGCAGAACACGCCCGGCCACGCCAACCGTTTCCCCGCCCGGGGCGGACGGGTGGGCGGGGGTGCGCGGCCCGGCCACGATGGCACAGTGCGGATCGCCCACGTCAGCGACAGCCACCTCACCAACCCGGAGGGGGTGGCCACCTCGGTCGGCACCACAGTGGCGCTGCTGCGCGCCGCCGGGTACCGGGTCGTGCTGTACTGCCCCGGCCCACTGTCCCGGCATCGCCGCCAACCGGGCGAGGTGCCCTCGCTGTCGGTGCCGACCCGGCCGTACCGGCTGGCGCTGCCCCGGCCACCCCACGCACCGGCCGACGTGGTGCACGTGCACACCACCGGTCCGCTCGGCGTCGCCGGCCTGCGCTGG comes from Micromonospora vinacea and encodes:
- a CDS encoding DUF3040 domain-containing protein — translated: MLSKEDQRRFDQITRQLRESDPAFFNRLDHRARARRGRYLMLLTIVLWASLPAIAVFAGRLTGAICAVVLVANAAIMWRFRRRWT
- a CDS encoding SWIM zinc finger family protein, with the protein product MSTDRFADYGRPRRVDGGLRARSARGAIGRSWWSRRFLEVLESFALGTRLTRGRSYARAGQVLTLDIGPGRVSAVVQGSRPQPYQVSIALEPFPAALWSRIEDELAGQAFFSARLLAGDLPDELEELFAAVGAPLFPTAVDELTQRCNCPDFAVPCKHLAATFYLLAEAFDADPFELLHWRGRSRAELLDALRARRAATTGAALPADPPSEPDGVVSTVESPAPVGAARALAGLSATPLAETADRFWSAPVPLPDRPPRLVTGTDLLLRQLGAPAPAIGGPGLLERLRRAYRAFGPADR
- a CDS encoding DEAD/DEAH box helicase, which translates into the protein MLVIHGLWLPGESSTGGLAVWAEDSTAPIPAARSGRPARERQHPFAAGHTDLAAALADTAEPTRPDTALLTLPTLAGAPTDSPELIRATVAPAARGRLTVAGWRVPILVYAPDDALSLLQALDDIPAVPGATLRHLAELADFAADLVTRGRVLPGVRTTTGDQPPGGAAMSGDQTAGRQTAGAGVTAASGAAEQVPAQAVWRPLLTGTDAAWARALALALPPAARAAVLPPATELTAAALVADALDALTDAAARAALATTTLARGLRPGGPAPAWLAALAGPQRDFTIDPAGLAALAAELDAWQRDAAGGPVRASFRLVEPAPDEVTEPILATRAVPADSAPVPVPAENVPVPVGSAGGGRWRLEFGLQAADEPGLHVDAAEIWRAPHTLGGLAGRTASPQETLLAELGRASRLWPDLDAALRTAAPEAMELDVEGAHRFLSAGAPVLHAAGFGVLLPSWWQRPSARLGARLKARSRTAPGTVGGADAGVGLDALVDYRWEIALGDQPLSAEELATLAEMKTPLVRLRGRWVELDPGRLAAGLRLLRSSGELTVADLLRLGLADGDATGALPVLEVTADGALGDLLAGAVERRLTPLDPPPGFQGTLRPYQQRGLAWLAFLRSLGLGGVLADDMGLGKTVQLLALLAGDPPEAGPTLLVCPMSLVGNWQREAARFTPGLRVHVHHGAERARGAEFTAAAHGADLVLTTYSVAARDAADLAGIDWHRVVVDEAQAIKNASTRQAEAVRALPARQRVAVTGTPVENRLADLWSIMQFANPGLLGPAATFRKRFAEPIERHGDAEAAERLRRITGPFVLRRLKTDSSIISDLPEKLEMEVLCNLTAEQAALYRVVVDDMLARIETSDGIERRGLVLATMTRLKQVCNHPAQLLRDGSPLEGRSGKLARLTEILEEVLAAGERALLFTQYAEFGAMLRGHLSARFGREVLFLHGGLGKAERDALVQRFQSAEGPPLFVLSLKAGGTGLTLTAANHVVHVDRWWNPAVEDQATDRAFRIGQRRRVQVRKFVCAGTVEEKVAALIADKRSLAERVVGTGEQWITELSTGQLRDLFALEAGAVVE
- a CDS encoding carbohydrate kinase family protein gives rise to the protein MIDLLVLGGLGVDVRVRVPALPLPAADSHTVEPIELRIGNTGAGVALAARALGLRVLVVDTLGADPAGELVRAALTRAEVPALLAEHRGGTRRSVNLVDPGGRRTSLYDPRPWQGVPPFPATELAALVRDARHVHLSIMDWVVPLLPAVRAAAPAGVALSTDLHDWDGENTYHRPFAEVADLVLLSTVRLGDRAASLAGTLAPRTVVVTRGADGAELYPGDGTAVPVPPAAPEKPVVDSNGAGDAFAAGLIAARLRGEPLPRAARYAARVAAAACTHDGMEYPPGLLPTG
- a CDS encoding DinB family protein — its product is MEQTIDPTLGPVLARTGDERAVLTSFLDFHRAVLLRKLRGLSDADARRRLVPSATTLVGLVKHLTLVERNWFPTLLAPEPGDVYLTSEEDAVASFTLDEQETIVGLTEAYERACARSREVAASVDLDHVVPHPQLGEVSVRWILVHMIEETARHAGHADILRELTDGECGAL
- a CDS encoding polysaccharide pyruvyl transferase family protein, whose amino-acid sequence is MTHGAGLTIGVLGSYGGRNLGDEAILTGLLTDLRTQEPNARIIVFSRNPEHTRAAHPDVEAVPWEGVSRTDSALVLAQLDLLILGGGGILYDREARRYLRVVRVAQERGLPLITYAVGVGPLSDGVDTGMVRETLSSAIQVTVRDQESRMVLEEAGLLNPITVTADPAFLLQPEEFPAHLLAEEGVPVGKRLVGISVREPGRAAERLDVDGYHRLLAQIGDFLVHRIDAYVLFVPMERDDIRHAHGVLSHMVAAERGRILHGTYSPQQVLGLMRHFDLAVGMRLHFLIFAAMVGTPFLPLPYAGKVFDLAQRLGVPALRGVEREVEGPLLAEVDRLWDEREQRAEATARRVAEVCDQARGTSEVTRGVLESLRSQSFTRV
- a CDS encoding GNAT family N-acetyltransferase, with the protein product MELTLTPMTAQELDRLLGSLEQGYAEDLVAHRGMTPEAALERSVSKIRESLPAGAATDGALLRVGRIGDTEVGWIWVTVPTAAAPEQAWIHNIEVHEEHRGHGYARRMIQLIEAELTQLGVPELGLNVFGTNAVAIGLYRSLGFEVTSQQMAKRLTPAS